The Williamsia sp. DF01-3 genome has a window encoding:
- a CDS encoding DsbA family protein, translated as MASITVDIWSDIACPWCYIGKRKFEAGLADFAGRDDVEVTYHSFELAPDTPVDFDGSEIDFLVQHKEMPAGQVRQMLDQVSAIADEVGLRYNFDALLHTNTRKAHELLHYAKQHGKQLEMAERLFAAYFSEGRHLGRDEELAELGADVGLDRGAIENVLAAGDYVSAVDADIAQAREYGINGVPFFVIDGRYGVSGAQAPETFTSVLERARDEVKDVTADV; from the coding sequence ATGGCTTCGATCACCGTGGATATCTGGTCCGACATCGCGTGCCCGTGGTGTTACATCGGCAAACGCAAGTTCGAGGCCGGGCTCGCCGACTTCGCCGGCCGCGACGACGTCGAGGTGACCTACCACAGCTTCGAGCTGGCGCCAGATACCCCGGTGGACTTCGACGGCTCGGAGATCGACTTCCTCGTGCAGCACAAGGAGATGCCGGCCGGGCAGGTGCGCCAGATGCTCGACCAGGTCAGCGCCATCGCGGATGAGGTCGGACTGCGGTACAACTTCGATGCACTGCTGCACACCAACACCCGCAAGGCACACGAGCTGCTGCACTACGCCAAGCAGCATGGCAAGCAGCTGGAGATGGCAGAGCGACTGTTCGCCGCCTACTTCAGCGAGGGGCGGCACCTAGGGCGCGACGAGGAACTCGCCGAGCTGGGCGCCGATGTGGGTCTCGACCGCGGCGCCATCGAGAATGTCCTGGCGGCAGGCGATTACGTCTCAGCGGTTGACGCCGACATCGCGCAGGCACGTGAATACGGCATCAACGGGGTCCCGTTCTTCGTGATCGACGGCCGCTACGGGGTGTCCGGCGCCCAGGCTCCCGAAACCTTCACCTCGGTGCTCGAGCGTGCACGAGACGAAGTGAAGGACGTCACCGCCGATGTCTGA